The DNA sequence GGGTGGAGCTGGCCGCGCTGGACCGGGCGGGCGCGCTGGGCGAGCTGGACGGCGACTCCGGGTGGGACGAGGACGCGTGGGGCGAGGCGCTGGACGCGTACTGGGACGCGCACGAGGAGATCGGGACCGGTCCCGACGCGCGCGGTCCGAAGCTGCTGAAGATCGAGGAGGACCCGGCGCACGGGCTGTGGCGGGTCTGGCAGGCGTTCGCCGACCCGGCGGGCGATCACGACTGGGGCATCCAGGCCGAGGTGGATCTCGCGGCGTCCGACGAGGAGGGCCGGGCGGTCGTCCGGGTCACCGAGGTCGGTCAGCTGTGAGGGCACCCCTGAGAGACGAGTGGAGAGGTACGGCATGACGAACCCGGCCGAGCGCCTGGTCGACCTGCTCGACCTGGAGCGGATCGAGGTCAACATCTTCCGCGGCCGCAGTCCCGAGGAGTCCCTGCAACGGGTCTTCGGCGGGCAGGTCGCGGGCCAGGCGCTGGTGGCTGCGGGCCGCACGACGGACGGGGAGCGGCCGGTGCACTCGCTGCACGCCTACTTCCTGCGGCCGGGCCGTCCAGGAGTGCCGATCGTGTACCAGGTGGAGCGGGTGCGGGACGGCCGGTCCTTCACCACCCGGCGGGTGACGGCCGTCCAGGAGGGCCGGACGATCTTCAACCTGACGGCGTCGTTCCACCGCCCCGAGGAGGCGGGCTTCGAGCACCAGCTGCCGCCGGCCCGGATCGTCCCGGACCCGGAGGAGCTGCCGACGGTCGCCGAGGAAGTGCGCGAGCACCTCGGCGTGCTGCCGGAGGCGCTGGAGCGGATGGCCCGGCGGCAGCCCTTCGACATCCGTTACGTCGACCGGCTGCGCTGGACGAAGGACGAGATCAAGGACGCGGATCCGCGGAGCGCGGTGTGGATGCGGGCGGTGGGCCCGCTGGGCGACGACCCGCTGGTGCACACCTGCGCGCTGACGTACGCGAGCGACATGACGCTGCTGGACGCGGTCCGCATCCCGGTGGAGCCGCTGTGGGGTCCGCGCGGCTTCGACATGGCCTCGCTGGACCACGCGATGTGGTTCCACCGGCCGTTCCGGGCGGACGAGTGGTTCCTGTACGACCAGGAGTCGCCGATCGCCACGGGCGGCCGGGGGCTGGCGCGGGGCCGGATCTACGACCGTTCGGGTCAGCTGCTGGTGTCGGTGGTGCAGGAGGGGCTGTTCCGGCGGCTGACGAGCGACTAAGGGCTGTCCCGTAATTCCCGGTGGATAAGCGCGCGGCGTCAGATGCGGTGCATCGCAAGGCGGAGGGACGTCCGCATACTGGATGTATGTGGACGTTCCGACAACGCGGCGAGGTGCCGTAGCTGTCGTCGCGCGCCCGCCGGGAATTGCGGGACAGCCCTTGGAGCACGGTTCTACGTGCCGGGCAGCGGGTCCTGGTCGACCTCGTGGCGGCGGGTGCGGATGTCCGGCGGCGCCGGGTGCAGCTTGGCGTCGCAGGACGGTCCGAGGCCGGCCCGGCGCGAGTCGGTCCCGGTGAGGGGCCGGCCGCAGAGGCGGCAGCGGACGAGGCGGCGGCCCCGGTGCTGCTCGCCTTCGTCGGCGGGGCCCGGGGCGGCGGCTCCGGCGGCACCGGGCAGCGGTTCGGGAAGGGCGTCGGGAATCTCCACACGCCGATCCTGCCAGTACGGCATCGCGGCCGGCGCCTTCGCCGGGGCGGTCCCGGGAGTCCCCGAGCCGGTCCCAGCAGCGCCGGAGAGGCTCTTCCGTCCCCGGTGTACCGCCTGGATGCCGACCTCGCGGCCGTCGGACAGCGCGTAGTCGGGCACTCCCGCTCCGGGTGCGCGACGCGCGTCCGGGCGCCGGGACCGGGTCCCGCGCCCGGTTTGCCGAACGGGGGCGGGGCCGTGTTACTGGAGTGAGCCCCCGGGGCCCTCGGGGCCACCGGCCGGGTGAAGCGCCGTTCGACGGGGCCGGGAGCCGCGGAGGTACCGGAATGGACATGATCCACATCCGCGCGGTGAGCCCGCCGGACCTGACCGACGAGGTCGTCGGCCTGCTCTCGGGCGACCCCTGCGTGCTCAATCTCATCGTCCAGCGCGATGTCGCGCGCCGTCCGGACGGCGACTCCATCGCCTGCGACGTGCTGACAGGGGCGGCGAACGACGTGCTGCACCGCTTGCGCGCCGTCCGGCTGGACCAGCGTGGATCCCTCGTCATCGAGCCGGTCGACATGGCCTTCTCCGGCGCCGCCACCGAAGGGGGACAGCGCGAGCTGGGGCCGCTGAGCCGGGCCCCGGTCTGGGAGCAGGTCGAGGCGCGCATCAGATCCGGCGGGCGGTACCCGCCGAGCTTCTTTCTCTATCTGGTCGTCGCCGGGCTGATCGGTTCGGTCGGCATCGTCACCAACTCGCAGATCCTGATCGTGGCGGCGATGGTCGTCGGGCCGGAGTACGGCGCCATCGTCAGCGTGGCGCTGGGGATCGACCGGGGCCATCGGGCCATGGTGCGCAGCGGGCTGGCCGCCATGGGGGCCGGTTTCCTCCTCACCATCGTCACCACGTTCCTCTTCGCCCTCCTCGTCCGCGGTTTCGGGATGCAGTCGGAGGCCTTCGACCGGGGTCTGCGCCCCGTCTCCCATCTCATCAACACACCGAACTTCTTCTCGGTCGCCGTCGCGACCCTGGCCGGGATCGTCGGGATCGTGTCACTCACCGAGGCCAGGAGCAGCGCCCTGCTCGGCGTGTTCATCTCCGTGACGACGATCCCGGCCGCGGCGGACATCGCCGTCTCCACGGCGTTCACCAGTTGGTCCGACGTACGGGGCTCGGCCATCCAGCTCGTGGTGAACATCCTGGTGCTGATCGTGGTGGGCACGGCCACGCTCAAGGCCCAGCGGGCGATCTGGCAACGGGTCGGACTCCGGCGTGACCGTGGCCGCCGACTCGCGGAAGAGGCCTGACGGACTGCCGTGGAGAGCCTGACGGGCTGCCGAAGAGACCTGACGTACTCCGGAAGGATCACCTCGGGGACCGGGAAGCCGCGGCGCCGCCGGGCCCCCGGGGCGGGGAGGCGTCTTCGACCGGGCGATCGCACGCTCGCGGAGTCGTACCCGGACCGCGACGAGTTCGATCAGCGGGCGCCGGCCGACGCGGTGGCCTCGGCGCGGCTGCCGGCGGACGTCCCGGGAGGCCGCGCGAACGGTCCTCCGGGGCCGGGCGGCTGACCTTCCGCACCGAAGGGCGTGTCCCCGGCGGTGGCCGGGCGTCCCGGTCCGCCGGTGCGTGGTATCCCGGCGTGAACCCGTGCCCCGCCCCCTTCCCCAGCCGGGGATCTTCACGCCGAGGAGTTCCACCTATGCCGGCCACGTCTCCGGGCACACCCGTCGCGGCGCCGGAGGACCCGTACGCACCGGTCCGCACGCGCGGGTACGCGGGGCTGCTGCTGATGGCGGCCGTTCTCGGGGTGCCGGTCTCCGCGGTCGCGTTCGGATTCCTGGCCCTGGTCTCGGAGCTCCAGTCGCTGACGTACACGGAGCTGCCGCGGGCGATGGGCTTCGAGGAGACGCCGTCGTGGTGGCCCGTACCGCTGCTCGGCGTCGCGGGTCTCCTGGTCGGCCTCACCATCCGCCGGCTGCCGGGCGGGGGCGGGCACCGGCCGGCGGACGGGCTGGTGTCCACCGGCGCCCCGGCCGCGGCGGATCTGCCCGGCATCGTCCTGGCGGCGCTGCTCTCGCTGGGTGCGGGCGCCGTGCTCGGGCCGGAAGCACCCCTGATCGCGCTGGGCGGCGGGCTGGCCGTCTGGGCGGCGGGGCGCGTCAAAGGGGACCTGACACCGCGGGCGCGGTCCCTGGTCGGGGCCTCGGGGAGCTTCGCCGCGGTGAGCGCCCTGCTGGGATCCCCGCTGCTGGGCGCCTTCCTGCTGATGGAGGTGTCGGGGCTGGCCGGGCCGATGCTGGGCGTGGTGCTGGTCCCCGGGCTGCTCGCCGCGGGGATCGGCGCGCTGATGTTCACGGGGCTGGGTTCCTGGACGGGCCTGGGAACCTACTCGCTGACGTTGGGCGAGGTGCCGTCGCCGGCGCCCCCCGACATCGCGGGGTTCGGGTGGGCGCTGGTTCTCGGTGTCGTAGCCGCCTTCGCCGGCGCGGGCATCCGCCGGCTCTCGCTGGCTCTGCGGGATCGCGTGGAGCGGCGGACGGTGGTGGCCACGGCGGTGATGGGGCTGGTCATCGGCGGGCTCGCGCTGGCGTACGCCGAGACGTCCGGCAAGGACGGTTCCGAGGTGCTGTATTCGGGTGAGCACGAGCTGGGCCATCTCCTGTCCGGGAGCGCGGGGTATTCGGTCGGTGCGCTGGTCCTGCTCATCGTCTGCAAGTCCTTCGCCTACTGCGCCTCGTTGAGCTGTTTCCGGGGCGGCCCCGTCTTTCCCGCGATGTTCGTGGGCGCGGTGGGGGGCATCGCGCTGTCCCATCTGCCGGGTCTGGATCTCACCGCGGGGTTCGCGATGGGCGTCGGGGCCATGTGCGTGGCGATGCTGCGGCTGCCGATGACCTCGGTGCTCCTGGCGACGCTCCTGCTGGGCAAGGAAGGTCTCACCGTGATGCCCCTGGTGATCGTGTCGGTGGTGGTGGCGTACGTGGTCACCCTCCGGTTGACACCGGCGCCGGTCGCCGGACCGCGGCCGGAGACCGGGTGACCTCACGCGCGCCCGGTGTCGGGCGGCGCGTCCGGGTAGGGGAGGGAGACCGTGGGAAATGACGTTTCGCCGGGGTGGAGCACCCGTGCACCCTGGAGGAAAGAGCCTCCGCCGCGGGCCGTACGGTGCCTTGCGACCCCTGCCCTGTGAAAGGACCCCCGCGCATGACCGAGATCGTCCATGTGTCCGCTCCCGAGCTGGTCACGTACGCCGACGACCTGGCCGGCCTCCTGGCCGAGACCGTCGACGAGGGGTCCTCGGTGGGCTTCCTCGCCCCGTTGGACCGGGAGACGGCCGCCGCCTGGTGGCGCGAGCGGGCCGGCGACGTGGAGACGGGGCGGATCGGCATCTGGATCGCACGTGAGGGCGGTCGGGTCTCCGGGACGATCGCCCTGGTCCGCGCTCCGCTGCCCAACGCCCGGCATCGCGCGGAGGTCGCCAAGCTCATGGTCCGGCCCTCCGCGCGCGGCCAGGGGCTCGGCGGGGCTCTGCTGTCCGCGGTCGAGGCGTACGCGGCGACCGAGGGCATCACACTGCTGATCCTGGACACCGAGAGCGGCAGCCTGGCCGAGCAGGTCTACTGCCGGGCGGGCTGGACGAAGGTCGGGAGTGTGCCGGGATACGCGGCGGATCCGGCGGGCAGCCTCAAGCCGACCACTTTCTACTACAAGGAGCTCGCCGCTCCGTGAGCGGCGGGCGGCACCATGGGCACCACCACGCACTGATCAGGGAGAGTTTCATGACGCTGCACGACATTCCGCTGCGCACCCTCGCGGGCGAGCCGACCACACTGGGCGCGTACAGCGGCCGGGCCGTCCTCTTGGTGAACGTGGCCTCCAAGTGCGGTCTCACTCCGCAGTACGAGGGCCTGGAGCGGCTGCAGCAGAACTACGGGGACCGGGGCCTGACCGTGCTCGGCGTCCCGTGCAACCAGTTCGCCGGGCAGGAGCCGGGCAGCGCGGAGGAGATCCAGACCTTCTGCTCGACGACGTACGGGGTCACCTTCCCGCTGCTGGAGAAGATCGACGTCAACGGTGCGGACCGGCACCCGCTGTACGTGGAGCTGACGAAGCTGGCGGACGCGGACGGGGAGGCCGGGGACGTCCAGTGGAACTTCGAGAAGTTCCTCATCTCGCCGGCCGGTGAGCCGGTGGCCCGGCTCCGTCCGCGCTCCGAGCCCGAGGCCACGGAGGTCGTGGCGGCGATCGAGGCGCAGCTGCCGGGCTGAGCACGGGGACGGGGGCGGTCCGGGACCCGTACGTTCCGGACCGCACCCGTCCTGTCGCGGCTAGGGCGTGTTTCGAAAGTATCGTCGTCCGCCCGGAGGGCGGGCCGAGCAGGCGAGAATTTCGAAACACGCCCTAGCGGATCGGCATGCCCGACAGCGTGCGGGCGATCACCAGGCGCTGGATCTCGCTGGTGCCCTCGAAGATGGTGTAGATGGCCGCGTCGCGGTGCATGCGCTCGACCGGGTACTCACGGGTGAAGCCGTTGCCGCCGAGGATCTGGATCGCCTGCGCGGTGACGTCCCGGGCGGTCTCGCTCGCGTACAGCTTCGACATGGAGCCCTCGGCCGAGGTGAACGGCTTTCCGGTGGCGGCCATCCAGGAGGCGCGCCAGACCAGCAGCCGGGCCGCGTCGATCCGGGTGCGCATGTCGGCGAGCTGGAAGGCGATGCCCTGGTTGTCGATGATCGGGCGGCCGAACTGGCTGCGGGTCCTCGCGTAGTCGAGGGCGACCTCGTAGGCCGCGCGGGCGGTGCCCACGGCCATGGCGCCGACGGCGGGGCGGGAGGCCTCGAAGGTGGCCATCGCCGCGTTCTTGACGCGCTCGCCGCCGGCCCTGGCGCGCTCCCGCGCCCGGGCGAGGCGCTCGTCGAGCTTCTCCTTGCCGCCGAGCAGGCAGTGTCCGGGGACGCGGACGTCCTCCAGGACCACCTCGGCGGTGTGGGAGGCGCGGATGCCGTGCTTCTTGAACTTCTGGCCCTGGGAGAGGCCGGGGGTGTTCGGCGGCACGATGAAGGAGGCGTGGCCCTTGGAGCCGATGTCGGGGTCGACGACGGCGACGACGACGTGGACATTGGCTATGCCGCCGTTGGTCGCCCAGGTCTTGGTGCCGTTGAGGACCCACTCGTCCTTGGCCTCGTCGTAGACGGCCCGGGTGCGCATCGAGGCGACGTCCGATCCGGCGTCGGGCTCGGAGGAGCAGAAGGCGGCGACCTTCACGTCGTCGGCGTCGCCGTACATCTGCGGGATCCAGGTGCCGATCTGCTCCTCGGTGCCGTTGGCGAGGACGCCGACGGCCGCCAGGCCCGTACCGACGATCGACAGGGCGATGCCCGCGTCGCCCCAGAAGAGCTCTTCCATGGCCATGGGGATGCCGAGGCCCGTAGGGTCGAAGAACTGCTGGGCGTAGAAGTCCAGGGAGTAGATGCCGACCTTGGCCGCTTCCTGGATGACGGGCCAGGGCGTCTCCTCGCGCTCGTCCCACTCCGAGGCGGCGGGGCGGATGACGTCCGCGGCGAAGCCGTGGAGCCACTCCCTGACCTGCTTCTGGTCGTCGTTGAGATCGAGCGTGAACTCGGCCATGTTCCCCTCCAGGCACTGCGGCGAAAACCATATGTTACTTGCGGTAACCACAGTCTGTTACCGACAAGTAGGTACTGTCAACCATCACGGAGCCGATCAGGCGTCCGGCCTGCGGAGTGTTACGTTGCGCGGGCGTGCACAGGCAGAGGCGGTGCGACGGCACCACGTGGCCAGGGGTGGGAGAGACGACATGGAGACCGCACGAAGCGCCGAGCGACAGCGGACCGCGGCCGAGCGCCGTCGCCGCGAGTTGCTGGAAGCGGCGGACCGGGTGGTGCTCAGGGACGGACCGCAGGCCTCGATGAACGCCATCGCCGCCGAGGCCGGGATCACCAAACCCATCCTCTACCGCCACTTCGGGGACAAGGGCGGCCTCTACCGCGCCCTCGCCAAGCGCCACACCGACGCACTGCTCAGCGCCCTGCGAGCCGCCCTGGACGCGCCCGCCGACCGGCGCGAGCGGGTGGAGTCCACGCTCGACACCTATCTCGCGGCGATCGAGGCCCGCCCGCAGGTCTACCGCTTCCTGATGCATCCCGCCGACGGTGCCGCCGCCGACACGGCCCCCTCCCCCGAGCAGGGCTTCGACGTCGGCCGGCACTCCGCCCCGCTGCTGCGCCGCCTCGGCGAGGAGCTGGGCCAGGTGATCGCCGAGCGGGTCGACCTGGGCCCGGACAGCGAGCAGACGGCACGCATCTGGGGGCACGGGATCGTGGGCATGATGCACGCCGCGGGCGACTGGTGGCTCGGCGACCGGCCCTGCTCCCGCGAACGGCTGGTGAGCAGCCTCGCCGATCTGCTGTGGGGCAGGCTCGCGGAGACGGGCGACCTCCAGGGCGGCCCGGGGTTCTGACCCGCGCGGTCGCCGGAGCGCGGCGGGGTTCAGTCCTTGCGCGCCCAGGGTGCGCGGCGCGCCGCGCGCAGCGCCCGGGTGCGCCGCAGCCCGGTCAGCCGGTCGGTGTAGACCGTGCCCGCCAGGTGGTCGCACTCGTGCTGGAGGCACCGGGCGAACCACCCGGTCCCGGCGATCCGGACCGGCTCGCCGGTCATCGTCAGGCCCTCGACGACCGCGTGGTCGAAGCGTTCCGTGCCCGCTTCCAGACCGGGAAGTGACAGACAGCCCTCCGGTCCGCGTACGGTGAGTCCGTCCGCCTCGACCAGTTCGGGATTGACCACGTGTCCCAGATGGCGGACATCGTCGTCGTCCGGGCAGTCGTAGACGAACACCTTGAGCGGGACGCCGATCTGATTGGCGGCGAGCCCGACACCCTGTGCGGCGTACATCGTGGCGAACATGTCCTCGACCAGCCCCGCCAGCGACGGGCCGAAGTTCGTGACGTCCTCGCAGGCGCTGTGGAGCAACGGGTCGCCGAGCAGACTCATCTCACGGACGAGTCCGGAACTGCCGGGGATCGGGCGGTTTCGCATGGCGGCAAGGTTACGTTCCGCCGGGGGCGGGGAGTTCCCGTGGTGCCGCGGTGCGGTCGCCACGCCGGACATCGATAGGCTGGGCGCGGACCGATGCAAGGAGGATCTAGGACGATGGCAGGCAACACGGAGCCGTTGTCGCCGCGGGCCAAACTGGCCGTGACGGCGGGCAAGGCCGCGGCGGCGGTGTCACGCGCCGCGGGGCGGGGCAGCGGATCGGTGATCGGCGGCCGGGTGGCGCTCAAACTCGACCCCGACCTGCTGGGGCGGCTGGCGCAGCACCTGGACGTGATCCTCGTGTCGGCGACGAACGGCAAGACGACCACCACACGGCTGATCGCCGAGGCGCTGCGGGCCGCTGGGCCCGTCGTGTCGAACGCGCTCGGCGCGAACATGCCCGCGGGCATCACCTCGGCGCTGGCCGGCGGCTCGGACGCGAAGTTCGGCGTGATCGAGGTCGACGAGAAGTATCTGGCGGGTGTCGCGCGCGACACCACGCCCAAGGCGATCGCCCTGCTCAACCTCTCGCGCGACCAGCTGGACCGCGCGGCGGAGACCCGGATGATGGCCGAGCAGTGGCGCGAGGGCCTCTCCGGCTCGAAGGCCGTGGTCATCGCGAACGCGGACGACCCGCTGGTCGTCTGGGCGGCCTCCTCCTCGCCCAACGTGGTGTGGGTGGCGGCCGGTCAGGCGTGGAAGGACGACGCCTGGTCCTGCCCGTCCTGCGGCGGTGTGATGCAGCGCCCGGGCGACGACTGGTTCTGCGGGCAGTGCGGCTTCCGCCGCCCCGCCCCGAGCTGGGCGCTGAACGGCGACTACGTCCTGGACCCGCACGGTTCGGCGTGGCCGATCCACCTTCAGCTGCCGGGCCGCGCGAACAAGGCGAACGCCACCAGTTCCGCCGCCGTCGCCGCCGTCTTCGGGGTGCCGCCGCAGGTCGCGCTGGAGCGGATGTACCAGGTGCAGGCGGTGGCCGGACGCTACGACGTCGTCACCTTCCAGAACCGTGAGCTGCGTCTGCTGCTGGCGAAGAACCCGGCCGGCTGGCTGGAGACGTTCTCGCTGATCGACCCGCCGCCGACGCCGGTGATCCTCTCGGTGAACGCGCGCGGCGCGGACGGCACGGACACCTCCTGGCTGTGGGACGTGGACTACACGCAGCTGGCGGGTCACCCGATCTTCGTGCTCGGCGACCGGAAGCTGGACCTCGCGGTCCGCCTCGAAGTGGCCGGTCTCGACTTCCGGGTCTGCGAGACGCTCGACGAGGCCGTGCAGCACGCGCCGCCCGGCCGCATCGAGGTCATCGCCAACTACACCGCCTTCCAGGATCTGCGCCGTCGTGTCGGCAACTGACCCCGGCCCCGGCCACCTCCGGAGAGGACGAAGCATGAGCAACAACGGTCTGCGTCTGGTCTGGGTCTACCCCGACCTGCTCAGCACCTACGGCGACCAGGGCAACGCCCTGGTCGTGGAGCGGCGCGCCCGCCAGCGCGGTCTGGACGTGCAGCGCGTCGACGTGCGCAGCGACCAGCCGGTGCCGACGTCCGGCGACATCTATCTGATCGGCGGCGGTGAGGACCGGCCGCAGCGCCTGGCGGCCGAGCGGCTGCGCCGCGACGGCGGGCTGAGCCGGGCCGCGTCCAACGGCGCGATCATCTTCTCGGTCTGCGCGGGCTACCAGATCCTCGGGCACGAGTTCGTCAACGACCTCGGTGAGCGCGAGGCCGGTCTCGGTCTGCTCGACGTGGTCTCCACCCGCGGCGAGGGCGCGCGGTGCGTCGGCGACGTACTGGCGGACATCGACCCGCACCTCGGGCTGCCGCCGCTGACCGGGTTCGAGAACCACCAGGGCGTCACCCATCTCGGCCCGACGGCCCGGCCGCTGGCCCGGGTGCAGTTCGGCCGCGGCAACGGCACCGGGGACGGCACGGAGGGCGCGTACAACGACACGGTCTTCGGGACGTACATGCACGGCCCCGTGCTGGCCCGCAACCCTCAGATCGCCGATCTGCTGCTGAAGCTGGCCCTCGACGTGAACGCGCTGCCGCCCACCGACGACCGCTGGTACGAGGCGCTGCGCGCCGAGCGGATCGCCTCGGCGACCCAGCCCGCCTGAGGCTCTTTCCGCTCGCCTGAGCGGGGTCCGTCTGAGGCGTTTTCCGCTCGGTTGAGCGGAGTCCAGCAGGCGGACGGCCGGTTCGGTCCCGCCACCCTGCGCCGGTAGGGTGGCGGGGATCCAACCGGACGACGTGGTCCGGTCGTCGACTTAACGTTGCAAAGGTTTCCGGGCCATGCGCATTGGCGTACTCACCTCCGGCGGCGACTGCCCCGGCCTCAACGCCGTCATCCGTTCCGTCGTGCACCGCGCGGTGGTGGACCACGGCGACGAGGTCATCGGCTTCCACGACGGCTGGAAGGGCCTGCTGGAGTGCGACTACCGCAAGCTCGACCTTGACGCGGTGGGCGGCATCCTGGCCCGCGGCGGCACGATCCTCGGTTCCTCCCGGGTCCAGCCCGCGCATCTGCGCGACGGCGTGGAGCGCGCCCGCGGCCATGTCGCGGACCTCGGCCTGGACGCCATCATCCCGATCGGCGGCGAGGGCACCCTCAAGGCCGCGAACCTCCTCTCCGAGGCCGGTCTCCCGATCGTCGGCGTCCCCAAGACCATCGACAACGACATAGCCTCCACCGACGTCACCTTCGGCTTCGACACCGCCGTCGGCGTCGCCACCGAGGCGCTGGACCGGCTGAAGACCACCGCCGAGTCGCACCAGCGGGTGCTGATCGTCGAGGTCATGGGCCGGCACACCGGCTGGATCGCCCTGCACTCCGGCATGGCCGCCGGAGCCCACGCCATCGTGGTGCCCGAGCGCCCGTTCGACATAGACGAGCTGACCGAGCTGGTCGGCAAGCGCTTCTCGGCGGGCAAGAAGTTCGCCATCGTGGTGGTCGCCGAGGGCGCGAAGCCACGCGCGGGCTCCATGCAGTTCGAGCAGGGCGTCAAGGACATCTACGGTCACGAGCGGTTCGCCGGGGTGGCCACGCAGCTCTCCGGGGAGCTGGAGCAGCGGCTCGGCAAGGAGGCCCGTCCGGTCATCCTCGGCCACGTCCAGCGCGGCGGCACGCCCACCGCGTACGACCGGGTCCTGGCGACCCGGTTCGGCTGGCACGCGGTGGAGGCGGCGCACCGGGGCGAGTTCGGGATGCTGACCGCGCTGCGCGGCACCGACATCGTGATGGTCCCGCTGGGCGAGGCCGTCGAGACGCTGAAGACGGTCCCCGCCGAGCGGTACGCCGAGGCGGAGTGCGTGCTGTAGCGACGTGCCGTCCAGAACTGCCCCCGGCCGCAACCGCGGCCGGGGGCAGTTCTACTCTGGACCGGACAACCGGCACGAAACGGGGACGTGTCCCCATCGGGAGCGAACAGATGGATCACAGCGGGCACGGCATGAACATGGACCTGCCGCCGTTCACGCTGGGGCGGGGGCTGGAGCTCTCCGTCGACCCGTTCTTCCTGACCGGCTGCGTCCTGGCGCTCGCCCTGTACGGGTACGGCGTGGTGCGGCTGCGTCGGCGCGGGGACGGCTGGCCGGTGAACCGGATCGTGTTCTTCACCGTGGGCGTGCTGAGCATCGCGCTGGTCATGTGCACCAAGCTCAACGACTACGGCATGGTCATGTTCAGCGTGCACATGGTGCAGCACATGGTGATCAGCATGCTGTCGCCGATCCTGCTGCTGCTGGGCGCCCCGGTGACGCTGGCGCTGCGGGCGCTGCCGCCCGCCGGGGGCGGGCGGACCGGGCCGCGCGAGCTGCTGCTGAAGCTGCTGCACAGCCGGTACATGAAGATCATCTCGCATCCGGTGTTCACGATCCCGCTGTTCATCGCGAGCCTCTACGCGCTGTACTTCACGCCGATCTTCGACTTCCTGATGAGCTCGAAGCCGGGCCACATCGGGATGATGGTGCACTTCCTCGCCGTCGGCCTGGTCTTCTTCTGGCCGATCATGGGCGTGGACCCTGGCCCGCACCGGCCCGGGTATCTGATGCGGATGCTGGAACTGTTCGCCGGGATGCCCTTCCACGCGTTCTTCGGGATCGCGCTGATGATGGCGTCGACGCCGATGGTGGAGACGTACCAGAACCCGCCGGCCTCGCTCGGCATCGACGCGCTGAGCGACCAGAACTGGGCGGGCGGCATCGCCTGGGCGTTCAGCGAGATCCCCTCCGTGCTGGTGCTGATCGCGCTGGTCTTCCAGTGGTACCGCTCCGAGCAGCGCACCGCGCGGCGCACGGACCGGGCGGCGGACCGCGACGGTGACAAGGAGCTGGCGGCGTACAACGCCTATCTCGCGTCTTTGCAGGCGCGCGGACAGTAGCGCGGAGGGCGCGTACGGGGTGACCATGGGGGCAACGGCCGCGCGGCCGACGAGGAGCGTGCGCGCATGTCCGGATCGACAAAGACCATGGGATACATGACCGGCGGTGCCCTGATCGCGGTGACCGCGTACACGGTGGCGCTGGGAAGCAGTGGCTGGCTCTGGTTCGGCTGGGTGGTGCTGGGGCTGTGCACCCTCGGCATGCTGGCCACCCAGGACACCTGACCGTCACGGCGGGTGACCGCCAGGACGCCCGACCGCCGTGGGCGGGTGACCGGGCCTGACGGGCCCGGAGGCGGGTACGAGTCGGGAGACCGGTTCGCCACGGTCGCATGCTGGTGCCGGGGGCCTACGCTGCAGGCCCCCGGCACCAGCATGATCCAGTACAGGCCTGAACCGCCCCGGCAGAGCGAGGTGCACCCGCAAGGTGTTCTATTACATCCTGAAATATGTCGTGCTGGGGCCCGTACTGCGGCTGCTGTTCCGGCCCCGGACCGAGGGCCTGGAGAACATTCCTACGGACGGCGCGGCGATCGTCGCGGGCAACCACCTCTCCTTCTCCGACCATTTTCTGATGCCGGCCATCATCA is a window from the Streptomyces sp. MMBL 11-1 genome containing:
- a CDS encoding TetR family transcriptional regulator: METARSAERQRTAAERRRRELLEAADRVVLRDGPQASMNAIAAEAGITKPILYRHFGDKGGLYRALAKRHTDALLSALRAALDAPADRRERVESTLDTYLAAIEARPQVYRFLMHPADGAAADTAPSPEQGFDVGRHSAPLLRRLGEELGQVIAERVDLGPDSEQTARIWGHGIVGMMHAAGDWWLGDRPCSRERLVSSLADLLWGRLAETGDLQGGPGF
- the def gene encoding peptide deformylase, which encodes MRNRPIPGSSGLVREMSLLGDPLLHSACEDVTNFGPSLAGLVEDMFATMYAAQGVGLAANQIGVPLKVFVYDCPDDDDVRHLGHVVNPELVEADGLTVRGPEGCLSLPGLEAGTERFDHAVVEGLTMTGEPVRIAGTGWFARCLQHECDHLAGTVYTDRLTGLRRTRALRAARRAPWARKD
- a CDS encoding MurT ligase domain-containing protein, with translation MAGNTEPLSPRAKLAVTAGKAAAAVSRAAGRGSGSVIGGRVALKLDPDLLGRLAQHLDVILVSATNGKTTTTRLIAEALRAAGPVVSNALGANMPAGITSALAGGSDAKFGVIEVDEKYLAGVARDTTPKAIALLNLSRDQLDRAAETRMMAEQWREGLSGSKAVVIANADDPLVVWAASSSPNVVWVAAGQAWKDDAWSCPSCGGVMQRPGDDWFCGQCGFRRPAPSWALNGDYVLDPHGSAWPIHLQLPGRANKANATSSAAVAAVFGVPPQVALERMYQVQAVAGRYDVVTFQNRELRLLLAKNPAGWLETFSLIDPPPTPVILSVNARGADGTDTSWLWDVDYTQLAGHPIFVLGDRKLDLAVRLEVAGLDFRVCETLDEAVQHAPPGRIEVIANYTAFQDLRRRVGN
- a CDS encoding type 1 glutamine amidotransferase, whose translation is MSNNGLRLVWVYPDLLSTYGDQGNALVVERRARQRGLDVQRVDVRSDQPVPTSGDIYLIGGGEDRPQRLAAERLRRDGGLSRAASNGAIIFSVCAGYQILGHEFVNDLGEREAGLGLLDVVSTRGEGARCVGDVLADIDPHLGLPPLTGFENHQGVTHLGPTARPLARVQFGRGNGTGDGTEGAYNDTVFGTYMHGPVLARNPQIADLLLKLALDVNALPPTDDRWYEALRAERIASATQPA
- a CDS encoding 6-phosphofructokinase; protein product: MRIGVLTSGGDCPGLNAVIRSVVHRAVVDHGDEVIGFHDGWKGLLECDYRKLDLDAVGGILARGGTILGSSRVQPAHLRDGVERARGHVADLGLDAIIPIGGEGTLKAANLLSEAGLPIVGVPKTIDNDIASTDVTFGFDTAVGVATEALDRLKTTAESHQRVLIVEVMGRHTGWIALHSGMAAGAHAIVVPERPFDIDELTELVGKRFSAGKKFAIVVVAEGAKPRAGSMQFEQGVKDIYGHERFAGVATQLSGELEQRLGKEARPVILGHVQRGGTPTAYDRVLATRFGWHAVEAAHRGEFGMLTALRGTDIVMVPLGEAVETLKTVPAERYAEAECVL
- a CDS encoding cytochrome c oxidase assembly protein, with product MDHSGHGMNMDLPPFTLGRGLELSVDPFFLTGCVLALALYGYGVVRLRRRGDGWPVNRIVFFTVGVLSIALVMCTKLNDYGMVMFSVHMVQHMVISMLSPILLLLGAPVTLALRALPPAGGGRTGPRELLLKLLHSRYMKIISHPVFTIPLFIASLYALYFTPIFDFLMSSKPGHIGMMVHFLAVGLVFFWPIMGVDPGPHRPGYLMRMLELFAGMPFHAFFGIALMMASTPMVETYQNPPASLGIDALSDQNWAGGIAWAFSEIPSVLVLIALVFQWYRSEQRTARRTDRAADRDGDKELAAYNAYLASLQARGQ